The Streptomyces sp. NBC_01689 genome includes a window with the following:
- a CDS encoding AIM24 family protein: protein MSAYGTPGGPTVHDPMTLPVDDNVNKYTFCVELKGSQWFLQKGKMIAYYGSMEFNGVGHGRLDRLVRTSFHSPLHASDWVVAEGSGKMLLADRAFDVNSYDLDDGNLTIRSGNLLAFQPSLALKQSIVPGFLTLIGTGKFVAASNGPVVFMEPPIRVDPQALVGWADCPSPCHHYDHGYLTGVMGGLRALTGLGGASGEEHQFEFVGAGTVLLQSTEILMAEQATGAVPHEPGVPGAGGTPGQHGQHGQQAGTPRLPGQLGDLQRRFGL from the coding sequence GTGAGCGCGTACGGGACTCCTGGCGGACCCACGGTCCACGACCCCATGACGCTGCCGGTCGACGACAACGTCAACAAGTACACCTTCTGCGTGGAGCTCAAGGGGAGCCAGTGGTTCCTGCAGAAGGGGAAGATGATCGCCTACTACGGCTCGATGGAGTTCAACGGCGTCGGACACGGCCGGCTCGACCGACTCGTCCGTACGTCGTTCCATTCGCCTCTGCACGCGAGCGACTGGGTGGTGGCCGAGGGTTCGGGCAAGATGCTCCTCGCCGACCGGGCCTTCGACGTGAATTCGTACGACCTGGATGACGGCAACCTGACCATTCGCAGCGGCAACCTGCTCGCTTTTCAGCCAAGTCTGGCACTCAAGCAGTCGATCGTGCCGGGCTTTCTGACGCTCATCGGAACCGGAAAGTTCGTGGCCGCGTCGAACGGGCCGGTGGTGTTCATGGAACCCCCGATCCGGGTGGACCCGCAGGCGCTGGTGGGCTGGGCCGACTGTCCGTCCCCGTGTCATCACTACGACCACGGGTACCTGACGGGCGTCATGGGCGGTCTACGTGCACTGACGGGCCTGGGCGGGGCCTCCGGGGAGGAGCACCAGTTCGAGTTCGTGGGAGCCGGCACGGTACTGCTCCAGTCCACGGAGATCCTGATGGCCGAGCAGGCCACCGGGGCCGTTCCGCACGAGCCGGGAGTGCCCGGCGCCGGCGGGACACCCGGTCAGCACGGCCAGCACGGCCAGCAGGCCGGCACACCGCGCCTTCCCGGACAGCTCGGAGACCTCCAGCGTCGCTTCGGGCTGTGA
- a CDS encoding response regulator transcription factor, with translation MRLLIVEDEKRLALSLAKGLTAEGYAVDVVHDGAEGLHRASEGAYDLVVLDIMLPGMNGYRVCAALRAAGHDVPILMLTAKDGEYDEAEGLDTGADDYLTKPFSYVVLVARVKALLRRGRAAHPPVRVLGELTVDTAARRVFRGADEVALTAKEFSVLEQLVLRAGQVVSKAEILEHVWDFAYDGDPNIVEVYVSTLRRKLGAAFIRTVRGAGYRLEAR, from the coding sequence ATGCGCCTGTTGATCGTGGAGGACGAGAAGCGGCTCGCCCTGTCGCTCGCCAAGGGACTGACGGCCGAGGGGTACGCCGTGGACGTCGTCCACGACGGAGCCGAGGGACTGCACCGGGCGAGCGAGGGGGCCTACGACCTCGTCGTCCTCGACATCATGCTGCCCGGCATGAACGGCTATCGCGTCTGTGCCGCGCTGCGCGCCGCCGGGCACGACGTGCCGATCCTGATGCTCACGGCGAAGGACGGCGAGTACGACGAGGCGGAGGGGCTGGACACGGGCGCCGACGACTACCTGACCAAGCCGTTCTCGTACGTGGTGCTGGTGGCCCGGGTGAAGGCGCTGCTGCGGCGTGGGCGGGCCGCCCATCCCCCGGTGCGGGTCCTGGGCGAGCTGACGGTCGACACCGCGGCCCGGCGCGTCTTCCGCGGCGCGGACGAGGTCGCCCTCACGGCCAAGGAGTTCTCGGTCCTGGAGCAGCTGGTGCTGCGGGCCGGACAGGTCGTCTCGAAGGCCGAGATACTCGAACACGTCTGGGACTTCGCCTACGACGGGGACCCGAACATCGTCGAGGTGTACGTGAGCACCCTGCGGCGCAAGCTCGGGGCGGCGTTCATCCGGACCGTGCGCGGGGCCGGCTACCGGCTGGAGGCGCGATGA
- a CDS encoding PepSY domain-containing protein: MKRNIVIAAVAAAALIGGGTATALAVTDDGTERVPRSPARTADDDGAGHVRHGGDTRTDDRTRTDAPARTDDHPHPDDRTRTGRHTAGPDDHGDDAARLRSARVTAAGALATALRHTPGTAASADLDDDRSAPVWEVEILSNGGTWYEVRVDAGDGKVVSSRTEPGHRGRGDDD; this comes from the coding sequence ATGAAGCGCAACATCGTCATCGCCGCCGTGGCGGCCGCGGCTCTGATCGGCGGCGGCACGGCCACCGCCCTCGCCGTCACGGACGACGGCACCGAGCGGGTCCCCCGGTCACCGGCGCGCACGGCGGACGACGACGGCGCGGGCCACGTACGCCACGGCGGCGACACCCGGACGGACGACCGGACGCGGACGGATGCTCCCGCCCGCACGGACGACCACCCTCACCCGGACGACCGCACCCGAACGGGCCGGCACACCGCCGGCCCGGACGATCACGGCGACGACGCCGCACGGCTGAGGTCCGCCCGGGTGACGGCGGCCGGAGCCCTCGCCACAGCGCTGCGCCACACACCGGGCACCGCCGCCTCCGCCGACCTGGACGACGACCGCTCCGCCCCGGTGTGGGAGGTCGAGATCCTCTCGAACGGTGGCACCTGGTACGAGGTGCGTGTCGACGCGGGCGACGGAAAGGTCGTCTCCTCCCGCACGGAGCCGGGGCACCGGGGCCGCGGAGACGACGACTGA
- a CDS encoding AIM24 family protein, translating into MFRLQGSKVLAVDMTGDAVKAKNGSMVAYDGQMAFKKLSGGGEGIRGMVTRRLTGEQMTMMEVKGHGTCWFADRASEINLVSLQGDKLYVESSNLLATDAGLRTGTSFTGLRGASQGNGLFTTTVEGHGQAAIMSDGPAVVLRVSSQYPLTVDPGAYIAHQGNVRQSFQAGVTFRTFMGEGGGEAFQIRFEGDGLVYVQPSERNTIAGDL; encoded by the coding sequence ATGTTCCGACTTCAAGGCAGCAAGGTGCTGGCCGTCGACATGACCGGGGACGCCGTGAAGGCGAAGAACGGCTCGATGGTCGCGTACGACGGTCAGATGGCCTTCAAGAAGCTGAGCGGTGGAGGTGAGGGGATCCGCGGGATGGTGACGCGGCGCCTGACCGGTGAGCAGATGACGATGATGGAGGTGAAGGGGCACGGGACCTGCTGGTTCGCGGACCGGGCGAGCGAGATCAACCTGGTGAGCCTCCAGGGCGACAAGCTGTACGTCGAGTCCAGCAACCTCCTCGCGACCGACGCCGGGCTGCGCACCGGCACGTCCTTCACGGGACTGCGCGGCGCCTCCCAGGGCAACGGTCTGTTCACCACCACCGTCGAGGGGCACGGGCAGGCGGCGATCATGTCCGACGGGCCGGCCGTGGTGCTGAGGGTCAGCTCGCAGTACCCGCTGACGGTGGACCCGGGGGCGTACATCGCGCACCAGGGCAACGTCAGACAGTCCTTCCAGGCCGGTGTGACGTTCCGCACGTTCATGGGCGAGGGCGGCGGCGAGGCCTTCCAGATCCGCTTCGAGGGCGACGGCCTGGTCTACGTTCAGCCCAGTGAGCGCAACACGATCGCGGGGGACCTCTGA
- a CDS encoding sensor histidine kinase codes for MSRLFGSVRARATLAATVVVAIALVAAGTAVLLSLRSNLNDQAGTEAERSAREVAADLSGGASYDRLRLDDDQRPVQVVDAAGVLVAASEDLRRISGTGTDVVKPRPTDAAGGGASADDHGGDRGDDDGGDDKGGDDKGGDDRGKDGRGRGGGEDDDYASLRPGQIGAEVSFADGSATLDGDTADYRFAAVEVSVQSKGALTVYAGAPLAAEQAAVRTALTVMLTGLPLLLAVVAAVTWRVTRRALRPVEGIRSEMAAITASEDLARRVPVPDTQDEVAGLARTTNETLAALETSVERQRRFVADASHELRSPIASLRTQLEVGAAHPELLDVTGAVEDTVRLQRLAADLLLLARLDTGERPSGTRFDLAALAREEVSRRPGATAHCASAEVVGSRGQLARLLGNLLDNARRHARSRVAVTVRTDGPWAVLEVADDGAGVPAAERERIFERFVRLDEARSRDDGGAGLGLAIARDVARRHGGTLTAGEAAEGGALFTLRLPAPA; via the coding sequence ATGAGCCGGCTCTTCGGATCCGTCCGGGCCAGGGCCACGCTCGCCGCGACCGTCGTGGTGGCCATCGCGCTCGTGGCGGCGGGCACCGCCGTCCTGCTGTCCCTGCGGTCCAACCTGAACGACCAGGCCGGCACGGAGGCCGAGCGCAGCGCCCGCGAGGTCGCGGCCGACCTGTCCGGCGGGGCGTCGTACGACCGGCTGCGGCTGGACGACGACCAGCGTCCCGTCCAGGTGGTGGACGCCGCGGGCGTCCTGGTCGCCGCCAGCGAGGATCTGCGGCGGATCAGCGGCACGGGCACCGACGTGGTGAAGCCGCGGCCGACGGACGCGGCCGGCGGCGGCGCCTCGGCGGACGACCACGGCGGCGACCGCGGTGACGACGACGGCGGTGACGACAAGGGCGGTGACGACAAGGGCGGTGACGACCGTGGGAAGGACGGCCGGGGCCGCGGCGGAGGTGAGGACGACGACTACGCGTCGCTCCGCCCCGGCCAGATCGGCGCCGAGGTGAGCTTCGCCGACGGCTCGGCCACGCTCGACGGGGACACCGCGGACTACCGGTTCGCCGCCGTCGAGGTGAGTGTGCAGAGCAAGGGCGCGCTGACCGTGTACGCGGGAGCCCCGCTGGCCGCCGAACAGGCCGCCGTGCGCACGGCCCTGACGGTCATGCTGACCGGACTCCCGCTGCTGCTCGCCGTGGTGGCCGCCGTGACCTGGCGGGTCACCCGGCGGGCGCTGCGGCCCGTCGAGGGGATCCGGAGCGAGATGGCCGCCATCACGGCCTCCGAGGACCTGGCACGGCGCGTTCCCGTGCCGGACACCCAGGACGAGGTCGCCGGCCTGGCACGGACCACCAACGAGACGCTGGCCGCCCTGGAGACGTCCGTCGAACGGCAGCGCCGGTTCGTCGCCGACGCCTCGCACGAACTGCGCAGCCCCATCGCCTCCCTGCGCACCCAGCTCGAAGTGGGCGCCGCCCACCCGGAGTTGCTGGACGTGACGGGGGCCGTCGAGGACACCGTGCGGCTGCAGCGGCTCGCGGCCGACCTGTTGCTGCTGGCCCGGCTGGACACGGGGGAGCGGCCCTCGGGCACCCGCTTCGACCTGGCGGCACTCGCCCGGGAGGAGGTGTCCCGGCGACCGGGGGCGACAGCGCACTGCGCGAGCGCCGAAGTTGTCGGCTCCCGCGGCCAGTTGGCGCGGCTGCTCGGCAATCTGCTGGACAACGCCCGGCGGCACGCCCGCAGCCGGGTCGCGGTCACCGTGCGGACCGACGGCCCGTGGGCCGTCCTGGAGGTCGCCGACGACGGAGCGGGCGTGCCCGCTGCCGAGCGCGAGCGGATCTTCGAGCGGTTCGTGCGGCTCGACGAGGCCCGCAGCCGGGACGACGGCGGGGCGGGTCTGGGCCTCGCCATCGCCCGTGACGTGGCGCGGCGCCACGGCGGCACGCTCACCGCGGGCGAGGCCGCGGAGGGCGGAGCACTCTTCACGCTCCGGCTCCCCGCACCCGCCTGA
- a CDS encoding DUF3817 domain-containing protein has protein sequence MDMKTATALRRLRLVSAPEAVSFLLLLVCSVLKRTTDFNAVPVMGAIHGVLFILYVIFWADAWNRARWSAGTGILYFVLSVLPTGGFFAERKLRRETEDAVIASRARREGVVGSS, from the coding sequence GTGGACATGAAGACCGCCACCGCCCTCCGCCGCCTGCGCCTGGTCTCGGCCCCCGAGGCCGTCTCCTTCCTGCTGCTGCTCGTCTGCTCGGTGCTGAAGCGGACCACGGACTTCAACGCCGTGCCCGTCATGGGCGCGATCCACGGGGTGCTCTTCATCCTCTACGTGATCTTCTGGGCGGACGCCTGGAACCGCGCCCGGTGGAGCGCCGGGACCGGGATCCTCTACTTCGTCCTCTCGGTGCTGCCCACCGGCGGCTTCTTCGCCGAGCGCAAGCTGCGGCGCGAGACCGAGGACGCGGTCATCGCCTCCCGCGCCCGCCGCGAGGGAGTCGTGGGGTCGTCATGA
- a CDS encoding AIM24 family protein — translation MPFREVNSKMIEATVLPGQRLYSQRGAMLAYKGEVSFTPNIQGGQGGVMSMIGRRVANEATPLMTVEGSGTVLFGHGGHHIQVITLAGDTLYVEADRLLAFDGTLQQGTMFLGSQGGVMGMVRGQVTGQGLFTTTLKGHGAVAVMAHGGVIEVPITPQRPVHVDPQAYVAHHGDVRNKLSTALGWRDMVGRGSGEAFQLELSGSGAVYVQASEEKL, via the coding sequence ATGCCGTTCCGCGAAGTGAACTCCAAGATGATCGAGGCCACGGTCCTGCCGGGCCAGCGCCTGTACAGCCAGCGCGGCGCGATGCTCGCCTACAAGGGCGAGGTTTCCTTCACCCCCAACATCCAGGGCGGTCAGGGCGGCGTCATGTCGATGATCGGCCGCCGGGTCGCGAACGAGGCCACCCCGCTGATGACCGTCGAGGGCAGCGGCACGGTCCTGTTCGGGCACGGCGGCCACCACATCCAGGTGATCACCCTCGCCGGCGACACGCTCTACGTCGAGGCGGACCGGCTGCTGGCCTTCGACGGCACGCTCCAGCAGGGCACGATGTTCCTCGGCTCGCAGGGCGGGGTCATGGGCATGGTCCGCGGCCAGGTCACGGGCCAGGGCCTGTTCACCACGACCCTCAAGGGACACGGCGCGGTGGCCGTGATGGCGCACGGCGGGGTCATCGAGGTGCCGATCACCCCGCAGCGCCCGGTTCATGTCGACCCGCAGGCGTACGTGGCGCACCACGGTGACGTACGCAACAAGCTGTCCACGGCGCTCGGCTGGCGCGACATGGTGGGCCGCGGCTCGGGCGAGGCGTTCCAGCTGGAGCTGAGCGGCAGTGGTGCGGTGTACGTCCAGGCCTCGGAGGAGAAGCTGTGA
- a CDS encoding acetyl-CoA C-acetyltransferase: protein MSGTNSTTSVIVAGARTPMGRLLGSLKSFSGADLGGFAIKAALDRAGIGGDQVQYVIMGQVLQAGAGQIPARQAAVKAGIPMSVPALTINKVCLSGLDAIALADQLIRAGEFDVVVAGGQESMTNAPHLLPKSREGFKYGAIEMLDAMAYDGLTDAFENIAMGESTEKHNTRLGIARPEQDEIAALSHQRAAAAQKNGVFEAEITPVEIPQRKGEPVVFSKDEGIRAETTAESLGKLRPAFTRDGTITAGSSSQISDGAAAVVVMSKAKAQELGLEWIAEIGAHGNVAGPDNSLQSQPSNAILHALKKEGLDVSDLDLIEINEAFAAVAVQSMKDLGVSTEKVNVNGGAIALGHPIGMSGARLVLHLALELKRRGGGVGAAALCGGGGQGDALIVRVPTA from the coding sequence ATGTCTGGAACGAACAGCACGACCTCCGTGATCGTCGCGGGTGCCCGCACCCCGATGGGACGGTTGCTCGGCTCGCTGAAGTCCTTCTCCGGAGCCGACCTCGGAGGATTCGCGATCAAGGCCGCCCTCGACCGTGCGGGGATCGGCGGCGACCAGGTGCAGTACGTGATCATGGGCCAGGTGCTGCAGGCCGGGGCGGGGCAGATCCCGGCGCGGCAGGCGGCCGTCAAGGCGGGCATCCCGATGAGCGTCCCGGCGCTCACCATCAACAAGGTGTGTCTGTCCGGCCTGGACGCGATCGCCCTCGCGGACCAGCTGATCCGGGCCGGCGAGTTCGACGTCGTGGTCGCGGGCGGCCAGGAGTCGATGACCAACGCCCCCCACCTGCTCCCGAAGTCCCGCGAGGGCTTCAAGTACGGCGCCATCGAGATGCTCGACGCCATGGCGTACGACGGTCTGACGGACGCCTTCGAGAACATCGCCATGGGCGAGTCCACGGAGAAGCACAACACGCGCCTCGGCATCGCCCGTCCGGAGCAGGACGAGATCGCCGCCCTGTCGCACCAGCGCGCGGCCGCCGCCCAGAAGAACGGCGTCTTCGAGGCGGAGATCACCCCCGTGGAGATCCCGCAGCGCAAGGGCGAGCCCGTCGTCTTCAGCAAGGACGAGGGCATCCGCGCCGAGACCACGGCGGAGTCGCTCGGCAAGCTGCGTCCCGCGTTCACCCGGGACGGCACGATCACGGCCGGTTCGTCCTCGCAGATCTCGGACGGCGCGGCGGCCGTGGTCGTGATGAGCAAGGCGAAGGCGCAGGAGCTCGGCCTGGAGTGGATCGCCGAGATCGGCGCGCACGGGAACGTGGCCGGGCCGGACAACTCTTTGCAGTCGCAGCCGTCGAACGCGATCCTGCACGCCCTGAAGAAGGAGGGCCTGGACGTCTCGGACCTCGACCTGATCGAGATCAACGAGGCGTTCGCGGCGGTCGCCGTGCAGTCGATGAAGGACCTCGGGGTGTCCACGGAGAAGGTGAACGTCAACGGCGGCGCGATCGCCCTGGGCCACCCGATCGGCATGTCCGGCGCCCGTCTGGTGCTGCACCTGGCGCTGGAGCTCAAGCGGCGCGGCGGCGGCGTGGGAGCGGCGGCGCTGTGCGGCGGCGGCGGTCAGGGTGACGCGCTGATCGTGCGGGTACCCACGGCCTAG
- the mce gene encoding methylmalonyl-CoA epimerase, producing MLTRIDHIGIACFDLDKTVEFYRATYGFEVFHSEVNEEQGVREAMLKINETSDGGASYLQLLEPTREDSAVGKWLAKNGEGVHHIAFGTADVDTDAGDIRDKGVRVLYDEPRRGSMGSRITFLHPKDCHGVLTELVTSAAVESPEH from the coding sequence ATGCTGACGCGAATCGACCACATCGGGATCGCCTGTTTCGACCTCGACAAGACCGTCGAGTTCTACCGGGCGACGTACGGCTTCGAAGTCTTCCACTCCGAGGTCAACGAGGAGCAGGGCGTGCGCGAGGCCATGCTCAAGATCAACGAGACGTCCGACGGCGGCGCCTCCTACCTCCAGCTGCTGGAGCCGACCCGCGAGGACTCGGCCGTCGGGAAGTGGCTGGCGAAGAACGGCGAGGGCGTCCATCACATCGCCTTCGGCACCGCGGACGTCGACACCGACGCGGGCGACATCAGGGACAAAGGCGTACGCGTCCTCTACGACGAGCCGCGACGCGGCTCCATGGGGTCACGAATCACCTTCCTGCACCCCAAGGATTGCCACGGTGTCCTGACAGAACTGGTCACTTCGGCGGCTGTTGAGTCACCTGAGCACTGA
- a CDS encoding MarR family winged helix-turn-helix transcriptional regulator translates to METETATRWLTDAEQCAWRTHLEVNRLLTYQLERDLQPFGLTMNDYEILVNLSESEGVRLRMSDLAAATLQSKSRLSHQITRMENADLVRRENCESDRRGLYAVLTEHGLETMKKVAPHHVASVRRHFMDLLSPEALEELHKSLQPIAEHLRGQRGKP, encoded by the coding sequence ATGGAGACCGAGACGGCCACGCGCTGGCTGACCGATGCGGAGCAGTGCGCCTGGCGCACCCACCTGGAGGTCAACAGGCTGTTGACGTACCAGCTCGAGAGGGACCTTCAGCCGTTCGGGCTGACGATGAACGACTACGAGATCCTGGTGAACCTCTCCGAGTCGGAGGGCGTGAGGCTGCGGATGAGTGACCTCGCCGCCGCCACCCTCCAGTCGAAGAGCCGCCTCTCGCACCAGATCACCCGCATGGAGAACGCGGACCTGGTCAGGCGGGAGAACTGCGAGTCCGACCGCCGGGGTCTGTACGCCGTCCTCACGGAGCACGGCCTGGAGACGATGAAGAAGGTCGCCCCGCACCACGTGGCGTCCGTCCGCAGACACTTCATGGACCTGCTCTCCCCCGAGGCGCTGGAGGAACTGCACAAGTCGCTGCAGCCCATCGCCGAGCACTTGCGGGGGCAACGCGGCAAACCCTGA
- a CDS encoding MTH1187 family thiamine-binding protein, which translates to MIVAFSVTPLGVGEDVGEYVAEAVRVVRASGLPNRTDAMFTSLEGEWDEVMDVVKRAVAAVEARAPRVSVVLKADIRPGVTDGLTSKVETVERHLSA; encoded by the coding sequence ATGATCGTCGCCTTCTCCGTGACACCGCTCGGCGTCGGCGAGGACGTGGGGGAGTACGTCGCCGAGGCCGTCCGGGTCGTCCGGGCGTCGGGACTGCCGAACCGCACCGACGCCATGTTCACCTCGCTGGAGGGGGAGTGGGACGAGGTGATGGACGTGGTCAAGCGCGCGGTCGCCGCCGTCGAGGCCCGGGCGCCGCGCGTCTCCGTCGTCCTCAAGGCGGACATCCGCCCCGGGGTGACCGACGGTCTGACGTCCAAGGTGGAGACGGTGGAGCGCCACCTGTCCGCCTGA
- a CDS encoding MarR family winged helix-turn-helix transcriptional regulator: MPKPLSLAFDPIARADELWKQRWGSVPSMAAITSIMRAHQILLAEVDAVVKPYGLTFARYEALVLLTFSKAGELPMSKIGERLMVHPTSVTNTVDRLVRSGLVDKRPNPNDGRGTLASITAKGREVCDAATRDLMEMDFGLGAYDAEECGEIFAMLRPLRVSAHDFDDE; encoded by the coding sequence GTGCCGAAGCCGCTCAGCCTTGCCTTCGATCCCATCGCCCGCGCCGACGAACTCTGGAAACAACGCTGGGGATCGGTGCCGTCCATGGCCGCGATCACCTCGATCATGCGCGCGCACCAGATCCTGCTCGCCGAGGTCGACGCGGTCGTCAAGCCGTACGGGCTGACCTTCGCGCGCTACGAGGCACTGGTGCTGCTCACCTTCTCCAAGGCCGGCGAACTGCCGATGTCCAAGATCGGCGAGCGGCTGATGGTCCACCCCACCTCCGTCACGAACACCGTGGACCGCCTGGTGCGCTCCGGGCTCGTCGACAAGCGCCCCAACCCCAACGACGGGCGCGGCACGCTCGCCTCCATCACCGCGAAGGGCCGCGAGGTGTGCGACGCGGCGACCCGCGACCTGATGGAGATGGACTTCGGGCTCGGCGCGTACGACGCCGAGGAGTGCGGGGAGATCTTCGCGATGCTGCGGCCGCTGAGGGTCTCGGCGCACGACTTCGACGACGAGTAG
- the meaB gene encoding methylmalonyl Co-A mutase-associated GTPase MeaB: MQDVSSLVAQAREGRPRAVARLISLVEGASPQLREVMAALAPLAGGAYVVGLTGSPGVGKSTSTSALVTAYRRQGRRVGVLAVDPSSPFSGGALLGDRVRMSEHASDPGVYIRSMATRGHLGGLAWAAPQAIRVLDAAGCDVILVETVGVGQSEVEIASRADTSVVLLAPGMGDGIQAAKAGILEIGDVYVVNKADRDGADATARELNHMLGLGESRGPGDWRPPIVKTVAARGEGIDEVVEALEKHRAWMEEHGVLAERRLARASQEVETIAVTALRRRIGDLHGDRRLSALAERIVAGELDPYRAADTLVEGLTET, from the coding sequence ATGCAGGACGTCTCCTCACTGGTGGCCCAGGCCAGGGAAGGCCGGCCGCGGGCCGTGGCCCGGCTGATCTCCCTGGTGGAGGGGGCGTCCCCGCAGCTGCGGGAGGTGATGGCGGCGCTGGCTCCGCTGGCCGGTGGAGCGTACGTGGTCGGGCTCACGGGATCGCCCGGTGTCGGCAAGTCGACGTCGACCTCCGCGCTGGTGACCGCCTACCGGCGGCAGGGCAGGCGGGTCGGCGTCCTGGCCGTCGACCCCTCGTCCCCGTTCTCCGGGGGCGCGCTTCTCGGCGACCGGGTCCGGATGTCCGAGCACGCCTCGGACCCCGGCGTGTACATCCGCTCGATGGCGACCCGCGGTCACCTCGGCGGACTGGCCTGGGCCGCCCCCCAGGCGATCCGCGTCCTCGACGCGGCGGGCTGCGACGTGATCCTGGTCGAGACCGTCGGGGTGGGGCAGTCGGAGGTGGAGATCGCGTCCCGGGCGGACACCTCGGTCGTCCTGCTCGCCCCGGGCATGGGGGACGGCATCCAGGCGGCGAAGGCCGGAATCCTGGAGATCGGCGACGTGTACGTGGTCAACAAGGCCGACCGGGACGGCGCCGACGCGACCGCGCGCGAGCTGAACCACATGCTCGGCCTGGGCGAGTCCCGCGGGCCGGGGGACTGGCGTCCGCCGATCGTCAAGACGGTCGCGGCGCGCGGCGAGGGCATCGACGAGGTCGTCGAGGCCCTGGAGAAGCACCGCGCCTGGATGGAGGAGCACGGCGTCCTCGCCGAGCGCCGGCTCGCGCGGGCCTCCCAGGAGGTCGAGACGATCGCGGTCACGGCCCTGCGCCGCCGCATCGGCGACCTGCACGGCGACCGCCGCCTCAGCGCGCTGGCGGAACGGATCGTCGCCGGCGAGCTCGACCCCTACCGGGCCGCCGACACCCTGGTCGAGGGCCTGACGGAGACCTGA